Proteins found in one Triticum urartu cultivar G1812 chromosome 4, Tu2.1, whole genome shotgun sequence genomic segment:
- the LOC125552480 gene encoding expansin-A24-like isoform X1 — protein MASAPARAIAVVALVFACSGLAMAADNAPTWLRAHATFYGGADASDTMASAGVISRYHHGKILFVDNQERENCFDAENSEVSTVKYDMHLTLDHCTTPLSSNMILLTLM, from the exons ATGGCGTCGGCTCCAGCTCGAGCTATTGCGGTGGTGGCTCTCGTGTTCGCCTGCTCTGGGCTGGCCATGGCCGCGGACAACGCGCCGACATGGCTGAGGGCGCATGCGACGTTCTACGGCGGGGCCGATGCCTCTGACACCATGG CTTCTGCAGGTGTAATTTCAAGGTATCACCATGGCAAGATCCTCTTTGTTGATAACCAGGAACGTGAGAATTGTTTCGATGCTGAAAACTCTGAAGTGAGCACTGTGAAGTATGATATGCACTTGACGCTGGATCATTGCACTACCCCATTGAGTTCGAATATGATTCTGCTAACTCTGATGTAG
- the LOC125552480 gene encoding uncharacterized protein LOC125552480 isoform X2 — translation MASAPARAIAVVALVFACSGLAMAADNAPTWLRAHATFYGGADASDTMGVISRYHHGKILFVDNQERENCFDAENSEVSTVKYDMHLTLDHCTTPLSSNMILLTLM, via the exons ATGGCGTCGGCTCCAGCTCGAGCTATTGCGGTGGTGGCTCTCGTGTTCGCCTGCTCTGGGCTGGCCATGGCCGCGGACAACGCGCCGACATGGCTGAGGGCGCATGCGACGTTCTACGGCGGGGCCGATGCCTCTGACACCATGG GTGTAATTTCAAGGTATCACCATGGCAAGATCCTCTTTGTTGATAACCAGGAACGTGAGAATTGTTTCGATGCTGAAAACTCTGAAGTGAGCACTGTGAAGTATGATATGCACTTGACGCTGGATCATTGCACTACCCCATTGAGTTCGAATATGATTCTGCTAACTCTGATGTAG